The following are from one region of the Nicotiana tomentosiformis chromosome 7, ASM39032v3, whole genome shotgun sequence genome:
- the LOC104112888 gene encoding protein YCF54, chloroplastic-like, producing MLASTALNLGSLGSCIVNVSAHSCHKPSLILQCTQSLPFLALPNTIVKPFNGSSNSSWKLSTPFKTAVAAVDSSEPAEKQETERKKYYFLVANAKFMLDEEEHFQEQLFERLRLFGERNMEQDFWLVIEPKFLDKFPNITKRLKRPAVALVSTNGPWITFMKLRLDRVLQESYEADSLEEALACTPVSLKFEKPEKWVAPYPKYESEWWTPFLPPGSQTSKVWKLLSSYNNYGIRHTFATA from the exons ATGTTAGCTTCAACAGCTCTGAATCTGGGTTCATTAGGCAGTTGTATAGTGAATGTGTCAGCCCACAGTTGCCATAAACCTTCCCTGATTCTACAATGTACTCAATCGCTGCCATTCTTGGCATTACCAAATACTATTGTCAAGCCTTTTAATGGAAGCAGTAACAGTAGCTGGAAATTAAGTACACCATTCAAGACTGCCGTTGCTGCTGTTGATTCCTCTGAGCCTGCCGAAAAG CAAGAGACAGAAAGGAAGAAGTACTATTTTCTTGTTGCAAATGCCAAATTCATGCTAGATGAAGAGGAGCATTTCCAGGAGCAATTGTTTGAACGTCTTCGTCTCTTTGGAGAGCGCAACATGGAGCAGGATTTCTGGCTTGTGATTGAGCCAAAATTCTTGGATAAATTCCCTAATATTACCAAGAGACTGAAGAGACCTGCAGTAGCTCTTGTCTCAACAAATGGCCCGTGGATCAC GTTCATGAAGTTGAGACTAGACAGAGTTTTACAGGAGAGCTATGAAGCTGACAGTCTAGAAGAAGCTTTGGCATGTACTCCCGTTAGTCTTAAGTTTGAAAAGCCAGAGAAGTGGGTAGCTCCATACCCGAAGTACGAATCTGAGTGGTGGACGCCCTTCTTACCCCCTGGATCTCAGACATCTAAG GTATGGAAATTATTATCGTCATATAACAATTACGGAATAAGACATACGTTTGCCACCGCCTAG
- the LOC104112887 gene encoding reticulon-like protein B5 has protein sequence MSDPVEEIVPDSSAKEVPGTVDHRDYSSSSSTDGDDFRRPTNEKPHLFGRQKPVHAALGGGKPADILLWRNKQISAGMLAAATVIWLLFEWIGYHLLTFICHSLILTLAILFFWSNISHFVNKTPMEFPEILLPEKLWTEVALLLRDRFNWAFGVFWEVASGKDLKKFLYSILGLWIVSIVGSWFDFLTLVYILFVMLLIVPWFYEKHEDQVDIYAQKAKKELKRQYSHLDEKVLQKLPKVPFVKDSKQQ, from the exons ATGTCCGATCCAGTGGAGGAAATTGTTCCTGATTCTTCAGCGAAAGAGGTGCCAGGGACCGTTGATCACCGTGATTATTCTTCTTCATCATCCACCGATGGCGATGATTTTCGACGCCCCACCAACGAGAAGCCTCACCTCTTTGGCCGCCAGAAACCTGTCCATGCCGCCCTAGGCGGTGGCAAAC CCGCTGATATTTTGCTGTGGAGGAACAAGCAGATTTCAGCAGGGATGCTTGCTGCTGCCACTGTCATATGGCTGCTCTTCGAATGGATTGGTTATCATTTGCTCACTTTTATTTGCCATTCTCTCATACTTACCTTGGCCATCTTGTTCTTTTGGTCAAATATCTCCCACTTCGTCAATAA GACTCCTATGGAATTTCCAGAGATTTTATTGCCAGAGAAATTATGGACTGAGGTTGCTCTCCTGTTGAGGGACAGATTCAACTGGGCATTTGGTGTCTTCTGGGAAGTGGCTTCTGGAAAGGATTTGAAGAAGTTCCTATAT AGTATTTTAGGCTTGTGGATTGTGTCTATCGTTGGCAGCTGGTTCGATTTTCTGACCCTTGTTTACATCT TATTTGTCATGCTGTTGATAGTACCCTGGTTCTATGAGAAACATGAAGATCAAGTGGATATCTATGCACAGAAGGCCAAAAAAGAACTCAAGAGACAGTACAGTCATTTGGATGAGAAGGTTCTTCAGAAACTACCAAAAGTTCCTTTTGTTAAAGACAGTAAGCAGCAGTGA
- the LOC104112885 gene encoding large ribosomal subunit protein bL17c-like, which yields MACGSTSASTTWSMSSLKSALPSAQTFSKPSLRFSVGSKPKSTSRLLHSFVGLAPLHPLLSLSSQDSTSFEHSFTVIDNGGRFSAMRHGRKVPKLNRPPDQRRALLRGLTTQLLKHGRIKTTKARARAVRKYVDKMITLAKDGTLHKRRQALGFIYEKQIVHALFTEVPERYGERNGGYTRIIRTLPRRGDNAPMAYIELV from the exons ATGGCGTGCGGAAGCACATCTGCTTCCACGACTTGGAGCATGTCCTCTCTCAAGTCCGCACTCCCTTCCGCACAAACATTTTCGAAGCCTTCGCTCCGTTTCTCCGTTGGGTCCAAGCCCAAATCCACTTCCAGACTTCTTCACTCCTTCGTTGGTCTCGCTCCATTGCATCCGCTCCTTTCTCTTAGTTCCCAAG ATTCAACAAGTTTTGAGCACTCATTTACTGTGATTGATAATGGTGGCCGGTTTTCCGCCATGAGACATGGCAGGAAGGTGCCCAAACTGAATAGGCCCCCAGATCAGCGCCGGGCACTCTTACGAGGCCTCACAACTCAGCTCCTCAAGCACGGACGTATAAAGACCACTAAAGCAAGGGCCAGGGCAGTGAGAAAGTATGTCGATAAGATGATCACATTGGCAAAGGATGGCACTCTCCATAAGAGAAGGCAAGCCCTTGGATTCATCTATGAGAAGCAGATAGTGCATGCATTATTCACGGAGGTCCCGGAGAGATATGGAGAGAGGAATGGAGGATACACCAGGATAATAAGAACTCTACCCAGGCGAGGAGACAATGCACCAATGGCTTATATTGAGCTTGTCTAG